A genomic segment from Clostridium pasteurianum BC1 encodes:
- a CDS encoding ABC transporter ATP-binding protein, translating to MIEVKNLSKIYTMGKEKVYALDNISLSIKDGEFAAIVGPSGSGKSTLMNILGCLDVPTQGNYILDGKPVESLNDDQLAEIRNEKIGFIFQRYNLLTKLNVYENVEIPLIYLGLNSGERKQRVIDALEQVGLSTRTHHKPTELSGGQQQRVSIARALATNPSLIMADEPTGALDSKTGKEVLALLQDLHKTGRTIVLITHDLAIAEKAERRIQVKDGHIISDDGRNM from the coding sequence ATGATTGAAGTAAAAAATCTCAGTAAAATTTACACAATGGGCAAAGAGAAAGTTTACGCACTAGATAATATTTCTCTAAGTATAAAAGATGGAGAATTTGCTGCTATCGTTGGTCCATCAGGCTCTGGAAAATCCACATTGATGAATATTTTAGGCTGTCTTGATGTACCTACTCAGGGAAATTATATATTAGATGGTAAACCCGTTGAAAGCTTAAATGATGATCAACTTGCTGAAATACGAAACGAAAAAATAGGCTTTATATTTCAAAGATACAATTTACTTACAAAACTAAATGTTTACGAAAATGTGGAAATACCACTAATTTATTTGGGTCTAAATTCAGGAGAGAGAAAACAGAGAGTAATTGATGCCTTGGAACAAGTAGGTTTATCAACGCGTACTCATCATAAACCTACTGAGCTTTCTGGTGGTCAGCAGCAAAGAGTATCCATAGCAAGAGCTCTTGCCACTAACCCCTCATTAATAATGGCAGATGAACCTACAGGAGCTTTGGACAGTAAAACTGGTAAAGAAGTCCTTGCATTATTACAGGATCTCCATAAAACTGGAAGAACAATTGTATTAATAACTCATGATCTTGCTATAGCCGAAAAAGCAGAAAGAAGAATACAAGTAAAGGATGGTCACATAATTTCTGATGATGGGAGGAATATGTAA